Genomic DNA from Peribacillus sp. FSL H8-0477:
TTGTGGAGGAGATATTCCATACGAACGACTAGAAGCTGTACCAACCACTCTCTACTGCGTTGAACATACACCAAAACAACAATCTACAAGAGACAGACCTGTGGAAGAAGAGATATTGATCCCGTCTCAAGGTGATCACTTTGAAAACAGACGATCAAACGAGATTAACGATAAAGAAGATAGCTTTGCTGAAGTCGCCCGATTCGGAACATCTGAAACGCCTTCAGACTTCACCAAAGATACAGCTAATTATGACGACCTATATGAAACAGAAGATGATACCGATGGCTTTCCTGAAAAGTACGAAGGATATCTCGGAAATGATATTGACGGAAAAAACCGCAAAGCCTATCCGACTAGTCATCAAGAACACGAAGAAGAACTATTAGATAAAGAAAATAAGGAATCTAAGTTAGGTGACATTCCCTACAGAGAAAAAGACAGTTATCTAGATAAAAAGTAATAATTAAAATCCCCTGGCTGCACAGGGGATTTTTCTCTTTGGATGGAAGGAAGTTCTAAGATGAATGAGAAAGTTTTTCAAGAGGAGCAAGATACATGTTACATCTAGGTTTTAAATACTCTTTGAAAATAACGCTTACATATTAAACATAAAAAAAAGATGTACACAATGTGTATACATCTTTTAATATGACCCCTACGGGATTCGAACCCGTGTTACCGCCGTGAAAGGGCGGTGTCTTAACCGCTTGACCAAGGGGCCTACTGGCGGAGAAGGAGGGATTTGAACCCTCGCGCCGCTTACGCGACCTACACCCTTAGCAGGGGCGCCTCTTCAGCCTCTTGAGTACTTCCCCGTGGCTCCGCAGGTAGGACTCGAACCTACGACCGTTCGGTTAACAGCCGAATGCTCTACCACTGAGCTACTGCGGAACAATAATGGTGGGCCTAAATGGACTCGAACCATCGACCTCACGCTTATCAGGCGTGCGCTCTAACCAGCTGAGCTATAGGCCCATTATTGGAGCGGGTGAAGGGAATCGAACCCTCATCATCAGCTTGGAAGGCTGAGGTTTTACCACTAAACTACACCCGCAATATTAAATGGGGCGACTGATGGGAATCGAACCCACGAATGCCTGAACCACAATCAGGTGCGTTAACCACTTCGCCACAACCGCCAAAATAAAATATGGTGGCTCAGGACAGAATCGAACTGCCGACACAAGGATTTTCAGTCCTTTGCTCTACCGACTGAGCTACTGAGCCAATATGTAAATAATAATTTTTAAATAATAATGGCGGTCCGGACGGGACTCGAACCCGCGACCTCCTGCGTGACAGGCAGGCATTCTAACCAACTGAACTACCGGACCATTATGATTGCGGGGACAGGATTTGAACCTGCGACCTTCGGGTTATGAGCCCGACGAGCTACCGAACTGCTCCACCCCGCGATAATAATAATTGTACTAATCTAAATGTCACTGTTTTAAAAAATAATAATGGAGGAGGAAGGGGGATTCGAACCCCCGCGGGTTTTGACACCCCTGTCGGTTTTCAAGACCGATCCCTTCAGCCGAACTTGGGTATTCCTCCACAGTTGAAGATGGTGGACCTTGTAGGACTCGAACCTACGACCGGACGGTTATGAGCCGTCTGCTCTAACCAGCTGAGCTAAAGGTCCTCTAATTTTGGTAGCGGCAGAGGGGATCGAACCCCCGACCTCACGGGTATGAACCGTACGCTCTAGCCAGCTGAGCTACGCCGCCCAAATAGAAGATATATGTGTTATAAAAAATTGGTGGAGCCTAGCGGGATCGAACCGCTGACCTCCTGCGTGCAAGGCAGGCGCTCTCCCAGCTGAGCTAAGGCCCCAAAATTTCATGGTCGGGAAGACAGGATTCGAACCTGCGACCCCTTGGTCCCAAACCAAGTGCTCTACCAAGCTGAGCTACTTCCCGATAAAAAGTGCGCCCGGCGGGAGTCGAACCTACAACCTTCTGA
This window encodes:
- a CDS encoding TraR/DksA C4-type zinc finger protein, yielding MATNKQIEHLKDMLLTEQEQASNRIQQDKETVIEKSEREASEELSSYDNHPGDLGTELFEKERDMALTTHAESQSEKISEALNAIEDGSYGRCKTCGGDIPYERLEAVPTTLYCVEHTPKQQSTRDRPVEEEILIPSQGDHFENRRSNEINDKEDSFAEVARFGTSETPSDFTKDTANYDDLYETEDDTDGFPEKYEGYLGNDIDGKNRKAYPTSHQEHEEELLDKENKESKLGDIPYREKDSYLDKK